The following coding sequences lie in one Aricia agestis chromosome 10, ilAriAges1.1, whole genome shotgun sequence genomic window:
- the LOC121731269 gene encoding eukaryotic translation initiation factor 4 gamma-like isoform X1: MSPVWLVLALLPMFGGAERFNCRTRILGAYYADAKSGCKAFHVCVRVAGGGIRDFRFYCPPGTLFHQEAQTCTDWGDDDPLACPADIYDGQFDLYKIGSAYDTKKVTSSNREEESEFGLQKAETGDRRLQNNLNSGASDLRTAHSSDFFSGQRDRGRDEPQQQQSPAPQQPASNVRQSFRRPTTQQPTNPTTQYTSPQPTFPPQPVNPSNYEQVKRKVTRKRPIYSSSTPSNDYAFNTFQPQSSSEQQKHDFNRKQQSYEQTKQDAPRKQQSYLQSKQDVSRNAQNYFKPQKQDSFRQPQAHPDQQRQDFDRQQKSFAEPPKQDYNRQPQNYPEQPKKDFNRRPQANTEQSNQNVNRQPGFENIPNPPSVKNLPPQYQDEYVEVPRVSPKNTNRHYTSNPSSPSHFSSTPAPNQANNQKGLVELYNYDSQSTPGIKQNENKAFKLRNSFNVQSGPSKDDNRNRNYYNGGSSTAAVDFNGLRGTSTPSYLNFNSVSYEPEKNNFLDFSTPKTNYYYTTTTTPFTTTIFTTTRFEPLNVNTIAYNTNIGFDTQSPSFSESIEDDGQYRPPQGEDDGQYRPELYERESELLTGAHSLNIAASNRLPEEQKHRKNKEEKTLSKQSRPFRPVPTPFTTSTTPAPENYPTTPRQRQEQSTQRTFDYYQTYTTTSRPYDAPSAPEHHSVKTPSAAPKLSTEPAPRQTSRPINRETYSTSAPVNVPKSTKRPHFANPPNKKEDSSYDYAYYDSDPGFSEYDQIEEFGRTKSKL, encoded by the exons GGGGAGCCGAAAGATTTAACTGTCGCACGCGCATCCTCGGCGCTTACTACGCTGACGCCAAGTCCGGATGTAAGGCCTTCCATGTGTGCGTGAGAGTCGCAGGGGGGGGAATCCGGGACTTCCGGTTCTACTGCCCCCCTGGTACGCTGTTCCACCAGGAGGCGCAGACGTGTACTGACTGGGGGGACGACGACCCCCTCGCCTGCCCAGCAGACATCTACGACGGTCAGTTCGATCTCTACAAGATCGGATCCG CCTATGATACCAAGAAAGTCACTTCTTCGAATCGAGAAGAAGAATCCGAGTTTGGTCTTCAGAAGGCCGAGACAGGCGACCGTCGGCTGCAGAACAACCTCAACTCCGGGGCATCCGACCTCCGCACCGCTCACTCCTCCGACTTCTTCAGCGGACAACGCGACAGAGGCCGCGACGAGCCGCAGCAGCAGCAATCTCCTGCTCCACAGCAACCCGCGTCCAATGTTAGACAGTCATTTAGGAGACCCACCACACAGCAACCCACAAATCCCACCACTCAGTACACATCACCCCAACCGACCTTCCCACCCCAACCTGTGAACCCATCCAACTACGAGCAAGTCAAACGGAAGGTGACAAGGAAGCGCCCCATCTACAGCTCGAGCACTCCCAGCAACGACTACGCTTTCAACACTTTCCAGCCCCAAAGTTCCTCGGAGCAGCAAAAACATGACTTCAACCGCAAGCAACAAAGCTACGAGCAAACAAAACAGGACGCTCCTCGTAAGCAACAGAGTTATCTACAGTCCAAACAGGATGTTAGTCGTAAtgcacaaaattattttaaaccacAGAAACAAGACTCTTTCCGTCAGCCGCAAGCTCACCCTGACCAGCAGAGACAAGATTTTGACCGACAGCAGAAATCTTTCGCTGAACCGCCGAAACAGGACTATAACAGGCAGCCGCAGAACTACCCTGAGCAACCGAAGAAAGATTTCAACCGACGCCCTCAAGCTAATACTGAACAGTCCAATCAGAATGTCAATAGGCAACCTGGTTTTGAAAATATACCGAATCCTCCAAGTGTTAAGAATCTACCACCACAGTATCAAGACGAGTACGTAGAGGTGCCCCGAGTCAGCCCGAAGAATACCAACAGGCACTACACCAGCAACCCGTCCTCTCCCTCACACTTCAGCTCAACGCCCGCACCGAACCAAGCGAATAACCAAAAGGGTCTCGTGGAACTTTATAACTACGACTCGCAGTCGACTCCAGGTATCAagcaaaatgaaaataaggCGTTCAAATTGAGAAATAGCTTTAATGTGCAATCTGGTCCGTCTAAAGATGACAACCGCAACAGAAACTACTACAACGGTGGAAGCTCAACAGCCGCCGTGGATTTCAACGGTCTACGAGGTACGAGCACTCCAAGCTACCTCAATTTCAACAGCGTCTCCTACGAACCCGAGAAGAACAATTTCCTCGATTTCTCCACGCCTAAAACGAACTACTACTACACTACAACCACCACACCGTTCACGACTACAATATTCACTACGACGAGATTCGAGCCGTTGAACGTGAATACGATAGCGTATAATACCAACATCGGATTCGATACCCAATCGCCGAGTTTCTCCGAGAGTATAGAAGATGACGGGCAATACCGACCACCGCAGGGCGAGGACGACGGGCAGTACCGTCCGGAACTCTACGAGAGAGAGTCCGAGTTGCTCACCGGTGCCCACTCACTCAACATAGCCGCCAGCAACAGACTTCCGGAGGAACAGAAGCATAGAAAGAATAAGGAAGAAAAAACCCTGTCCAAACAGTCCCGTCCTTTCAGACCAGTGCCGACTCCTTTCACAACATCCACGACGCCGGCACCAGAAAACTATCCGACCACACCCAGACAGCGTCAAGAACAATCCACGCAAAGAACGTTTGACTATTACCAAACTTACACGACCACCTCTCGTCCCTACGACGCGCCGTCAGCCCCTGAACATCATTCAGTTAAAACTCCTTCGGCTGCACCAAAATTAAGCACAGAACCCGCTCCCAGACAAACGAGTCGACCGATCAATAGAGAAACGTACTCAACCTCTGCTCCCGTAAATGTACCAAAATCTACGAAGCGGCCGCACTTCGCTAACCCTCCTAATAAGAAAGAGGATTCCAGCTACGATTATGCCTACTACGACTCCGACCCGGGTTTCTCAGAGTACGACCAAATAGAGGAGTTCGGTAGGACGAaatcaaaattataa
- the LOC121731269 gene encoding eukaryotic translation initiation factor 4 gamma-like isoform X2: protein MSPVWLVLALLPMFGGAERFNCRTRILGAYYADAKSGCKAFHVCVRVAGGGIRDFRFYCPPGTLFHQEAQTCTDWGDDDPLACPADIYDAYDTKKVTSSNREEESEFGLQKAETGDRRLQNNLNSGASDLRTAHSSDFFSGQRDRGRDEPQQQQSPAPQQPASNVRQSFRRPTTQQPTNPTTQYTSPQPTFPPQPVNPSNYEQVKRKVTRKRPIYSSSTPSNDYAFNTFQPQSSSEQQKHDFNRKQQSYEQTKQDAPRKQQSYLQSKQDVSRNAQNYFKPQKQDSFRQPQAHPDQQRQDFDRQQKSFAEPPKQDYNRQPQNYPEQPKKDFNRRPQANTEQSNQNVNRQPGFENIPNPPSVKNLPPQYQDEYVEVPRVSPKNTNRHYTSNPSSPSHFSSTPAPNQANNQKGLVELYNYDSQSTPGIKQNENKAFKLRNSFNVQSGPSKDDNRNRNYYNGGSSTAAVDFNGLRGTSTPSYLNFNSVSYEPEKNNFLDFSTPKTNYYYTTTTTPFTTTIFTTTRFEPLNVNTIAYNTNIGFDTQSPSFSESIEDDGQYRPPQGEDDGQYRPELYERESELLTGAHSLNIAASNRLPEEQKHRKNKEEKTLSKQSRPFRPVPTPFTTSTTPAPENYPTTPRQRQEQSTQRTFDYYQTYTTTSRPYDAPSAPEHHSVKTPSAAPKLSTEPAPRQTSRPINRETYSTSAPVNVPKSTKRPHFANPPNKKEDSSYDYAYYDSDPGFSEYDQIEEFGRTKSKL, encoded by the exons GGGGAGCCGAAAGATTTAACTGTCGCACGCGCATCCTCGGCGCTTACTACGCTGACGCCAAGTCCGGATGTAAGGCCTTCCATGTGTGCGTGAGAGTCGCAGGGGGGGGAATCCGGGACTTCCGGTTCTACTGCCCCCCTGGTACGCTGTTCCACCAGGAGGCGCAGACGTGTACTGACTGGGGGGACGACGACCCCCTCGCCTGCCCAGCAGACATCTACGACG CCTATGATACCAAGAAAGTCACTTCTTCGAATCGAGAAGAAGAATCCGAGTTTGGTCTTCAGAAGGCCGAGACAGGCGACCGTCGGCTGCAGAACAACCTCAACTCCGGGGCATCCGACCTCCGCACCGCTCACTCCTCCGACTTCTTCAGCGGACAACGCGACAGAGGCCGCGACGAGCCGCAGCAGCAGCAATCTCCTGCTCCACAGCAACCCGCGTCCAATGTTAGACAGTCATTTAGGAGACCCACCACACAGCAACCCACAAATCCCACCACTCAGTACACATCACCCCAACCGACCTTCCCACCCCAACCTGTGAACCCATCCAACTACGAGCAAGTCAAACGGAAGGTGACAAGGAAGCGCCCCATCTACAGCTCGAGCACTCCCAGCAACGACTACGCTTTCAACACTTTCCAGCCCCAAAGTTCCTCGGAGCAGCAAAAACATGACTTCAACCGCAAGCAACAAAGCTACGAGCAAACAAAACAGGACGCTCCTCGTAAGCAACAGAGTTATCTACAGTCCAAACAGGATGTTAGTCGTAAtgcacaaaattattttaaaccacAGAAACAAGACTCTTTCCGTCAGCCGCAAGCTCACCCTGACCAGCAGAGACAAGATTTTGACCGACAGCAGAAATCTTTCGCTGAACCGCCGAAACAGGACTATAACAGGCAGCCGCAGAACTACCCTGAGCAACCGAAGAAAGATTTCAACCGACGCCCTCAAGCTAATACTGAACAGTCCAATCAGAATGTCAATAGGCAACCTGGTTTTGAAAATATACCGAATCCTCCAAGTGTTAAGAATCTACCACCACAGTATCAAGACGAGTACGTAGAGGTGCCCCGAGTCAGCCCGAAGAATACCAACAGGCACTACACCAGCAACCCGTCCTCTCCCTCACACTTCAGCTCAACGCCCGCACCGAACCAAGCGAATAACCAAAAGGGTCTCGTGGAACTTTATAACTACGACTCGCAGTCGACTCCAGGTATCAagcaaaatgaaaataaggCGTTCAAATTGAGAAATAGCTTTAATGTGCAATCTGGTCCGTCTAAAGATGACAACCGCAACAGAAACTACTACAACGGTGGAAGCTCAACAGCCGCCGTGGATTTCAACGGTCTACGAGGTACGAGCACTCCAAGCTACCTCAATTTCAACAGCGTCTCCTACGAACCCGAGAAGAACAATTTCCTCGATTTCTCCACGCCTAAAACGAACTACTACTACACTACAACCACCACACCGTTCACGACTACAATATTCACTACGACGAGATTCGAGCCGTTGAACGTGAATACGATAGCGTATAATACCAACATCGGATTCGATACCCAATCGCCGAGTTTCTCCGAGAGTATAGAAGATGACGGGCAATACCGACCACCGCAGGGCGAGGACGACGGGCAGTACCGTCCGGAACTCTACGAGAGAGAGTCCGAGTTGCTCACCGGTGCCCACTCACTCAACATAGCCGCCAGCAACAGACTTCCGGAGGAACAGAAGCATAGAAAGAATAAGGAAGAAAAAACCCTGTCCAAACAGTCCCGTCCTTTCAGACCAGTGCCGACTCCTTTCACAACATCCACGACGCCGGCACCAGAAAACTATCCGACCACACCCAGACAGCGTCAAGAACAATCCACGCAAAGAACGTTTGACTATTACCAAACTTACACGACCACCTCTCGTCCCTACGACGCGCCGTCAGCCCCTGAACATCATTCAGTTAAAACTCCTTCGGCTGCACCAAAATTAAGCACAGAACCCGCTCCCAGACAAACGAGTCGACCGATCAATAGAGAAACGTACTCAACCTCTGCTCCCGTAAATGTACCAAAATCTACGAAGCGGCCGCACTTCGCTAACCCTCCTAATAAGAAAGAGGATTCCAGCTACGATTATGCCTACTACGACTCCGACCCGGGTTTCTCAGAGTACGACCAAATAGAGGAGTTCGGTAGGACGAaatcaaaattataa